The Bacteroidota bacterium DNA segment TCCCATCAACAGCGGAAACGCAAATGTTTCTATATATATAGGAAGCGGCACTACTCATTATGAACCCGGGAAAAAATATCCGGTTTCTGTTTCTATTTCCAGTGCGGGAAAAATGCGTTTTGGTTTTCAGTTAACCGTGCTCAAAAATTCTGACAACACTCCTGCCGGAACAATTTCGCTTACGGATACAAAACGAACGCAACTTCAGGCGGGTTTCGGAAATTTTTCCGAACGGAAATATATTACGTATACTTATGAAGGAACAAATGCCACAGCAACCGGCCTCGGCAAATGGGATTTTGAATGGACAGCACCTGAAACAAACGAGGGTGATGTTTCATTTTATGCAGCAGTTATTGAAGCAAACAACGATGGAACTGATGATGGCGATTACGCCTATACAAGAAAAATTTCCATTGCCGCTCCCGAAACTTTCTGGAAAATTTTTCCGACTGTAAGCAGTTCACAGTTCAATGTTCAAAGTTCAGAGTTAGTAATTGACCTTTTAAAAATTTATACTTCTTCCGGAGAAATAGTTTATGAAAAAACAAACATCGAACCCGGAACGCTGAACCTTGAACTTTCTCAAAGCGGAATTTATTTTGTTTCTGTTTCCCATGATGGGAAAACAGAAGTTCAAAAAATTTTAATCGCCCGTTGAAATGAAAAAGAAATCACTCCTTATAAATATTTTTTTGCTGTCGGCAGTAGGATTAATTTCATTTTCTGCTATGGAAAATGAAAACGTACACGAACCGAATCAGAAAAGCGCTGGAGGCCCGCCCTATAACACCAATGCGCCCACTGAAAAAACCTGCAGCGGAACGGAAGGTACAAACTCCTGCCATAGCGGAGGAACTCCTGATAACACGGGTCCTGCAACTTGTTCCATTATTTCCAGCGGAGGAACCTTGTATGTTCCCGGACAAACATATACCATTACGCCAACCATTACACATCAAACAAGAACTCGTTTTGGATTTCAATTTACAGCAAGGGTGCTGAGCAATAATTCCAATGCAGGAGCCATTACAATCACCGATACAACCGACACATGGAGCCAGTTTCCCGGCTACGGAAATTGCCAGACCTGCGAGTTTGCTTTGCATAAAAAAGCCGGCACTTATTTTTCAAACACCACCGGCTCGTGGAATTTTCTCTGGACTGCGCCTTCTTCCAATGTGGGAAACATTCGCTTGTATGCCTGCTTTCTTGCTGCAAACAATAACAATACGAATGATTCGGGAGATGAATGTTATTACACAACACTTACGCTCACTCCAAGCGGAACGGGCATACATGAGCAATCTGATTTTTCTTCTTCAATAACTATTTATCCTAATCCCTCTTCAGAAATTATTAATCTGAGTTTTTATTCTTCGGGCGGGGAAATAAAAATAGAATTGCTCGACATGGCTGGAAAACAAACTTCTATTCTTTATTCCGGCAAAAATTCTGCAGGAGAAGTGAAAAAAAGTTTTGATGTGAATAAATTTACACGGGGAATTTACTGGCTCAAAATTTCTTCTGCTGAAAAAACTACATCGAAAAAAATAATTCTGCTTTAAAATCAGTTACGCTTGAGTAAAAAAATATTTTTTTCTTTTTCTTTTTCTTTTTTATTTTTCTTCTGCTATTCCCATGCGCAGTCGTGGCAAAATTGCGGAAGCGGATTTAATTATTACGCTACCGTTCTGCTCAGCGATACCATTAGCGGAAATTTAATTGCGGGCGGAGAATTTGACACTGCCGATGGAAATGTTTGTTCGCGCATTTCACAATGGAACGGAATAAACTGGGATACTATCGGCACTGGCTTGTCAAACGGCTATGTAAATGCGCTTGCAGTTTACAACAGTCAGTTGTATGCGGGCGGCTCTTTCACAAATGCAGGAAACAAAAGCAGAAAATTTTTTACGCGGTGGAACGGCACGGATTGGGATTCGCTCACTTTCACAACCGGAAA contains these protein-coding regions:
- a CDS encoding T9SS type A sorting domain-containing protein; translated protein: MKKITLPVICATFLFVGYKNLPEPMSNGAPESSTAAPGERHCATSGCHATFPINSGNANVSIYIGSGTTHYEPGKKYPVSVSISSAGKMRFGFQLTVLKNSDNTPAGTISLTDTKRTQLQAGFGNFSERKYITYTYEGTNATATGLGKWDFEWTAPETNEGDVSFYAAVIEANNDGTDDGDYAYTRKISIAAPETFWKIFPTVSSSQFNVQSSELVIDLLKIYTSSGEIVYEKTNIEPGTLNLELSQSGIYFVSVSHDGKTEVQKILIAR
- a CDS encoding T9SS type A sorting domain-containing protein; this encodes MKKKSLLINIFLLSAVGLISFSAMENENVHEPNQKSAGGPPYNTNAPTEKTCSGTEGTNSCHSGGTPDNTGPATCSIISSGGTLYVPGQTYTITPTITHQTRTRFGFQFTARVLSNNSNAGAITITDTTDTWSQFPGYGNCQTCEFALHKKAGTYFSNTTGSWNFLWTAPSSNVGNIRLYACFLAANNNNTNDSGDECYYTTLTLTPSGTGIHEQSDFSSSITIYPNPSSEIINLSFYSSGGEIKIELLDMAGKQTSILYSGKNSAGEVKKSFDVNKFTRGIYWLKISSAEKTTSKKIILL